From Paludisphaera rhizosphaerae, the proteins below share one genomic window:
- the pnuC gene encoding nicotinamide riboside transporter PnuC, which translates to MPMGRGERRAAAILIGAAVLLALVMGLRGAATWLECASFVTGAACVWLTVKENVWNFPIGLVNVAAFGVVFLRAGLFADAGLQGVYLILCARGWYLWLHGGNDGRSLRITRAGAGELNALLVGVVMLTLLLWLVLRQVGGSASFWDALTTSLSLGAQWLLNRKRLESWAGWILVDAIYVPLYISKSLYLTAILYTVFLGLAIIGLHQWRSSWMSREDAGRTPEAVARPPAACGR; encoded by the coding sequence ATGCCGATGGGAAGGGGAGAAAGACGGGCGGCGGCGATCCTTATCGGTGCGGCCGTCCTGCTGGCGCTTGTGATGGGGCTGAGGGGCGCGGCGACCTGGCTGGAGTGCGCCTCGTTCGTCACCGGAGCGGCCTGCGTCTGGCTGACGGTGAAGGAGAACGTCTGGAACTTCCCGATCGGCCTGGTGAACGTGGCCGCCTTCGGCGTCGTCTTCCTGCGCGCCGGGCTGTTCGCCGACGCGGGTCTGCAGGGCGTTTATCTGATCCTCTGCGCCCGAGGCTGGTATCTTTGGCTTCACGGCGGCAATGACGGCCGTTCGCTCCGCATCACGCGGGCTGGCGCCGGAGAGCTGAACGCGCTGCTGGTCGGCGTCGTGATGCTCACCCTGCTGCTCTGGCTGGTGCTCCGGCAGGTTGGGGGCTCGGCGTCATTCTGGGACGCGTTGACGACCTCGCTGAGTCTGGGGGCGCAATGGCTCCTGAACCGGAAACGGCTGGAGAGCTGGGCGGGCTGGATCCTGGTCGACGCCATCTACGTACCGCTCTACATCTCCAAATCCCTCTATCTCACGGCGATCCTCTACACCGTTTTCCTGGGACTCGCGATCATCGGGCTGCACCAGTGGCGGTCGTCCTGGATGAGTCGAGAAGACGCGGGACGGACGCCCGAAGCGGTGGCCAGGCCCCCAGCGGCGTGCGGCCGGTG
- a CDS encoding ArsR/SmtB family transcription factor has protein sequence MRQLSHPKIEETTLCSVLAALSDPVRLAIVGRLSDGVEHAWGDFDVDVCASTLSHHMKTLRLAGVIDHRKDGTRCFVSLRPDLERRFPGMLACILKYADLG, from the coding sequence GTGAGGCAACTGTCGCATCCGAAAATCGAGGAGACGACGCTTTGCAGCGTCCTCGCCGCGCTCAGCGACCCGGTGCGGCTGGCGATCGTCGGCCGGCTCTCGGACGGAGTCGAGCACGCCTGGGGTGACTTCGACGTCGACGTTTGCGCCTCGACGTTGAGCCACCACATGAAGACTCTGCGGCTTGCCGGGGTCATCGATCATCGCAAGGACGGCACGCGCTGCTTCGTCTCGCTCCGCCCCGACCTCGAACGTCGATTCCCGGGTATGCTGGCGTGCATTCTGAAATACGCCGACCTGGGATGA
- a CDS encoding alkene reductase yields MPGLFDPIRAGEFDLPNRIVMAPLTRCRAVGGSRVPNALMAEYYRQRSAAGMIITEATSVDPMGVGYPDTPGIWSKEQVEGWKGITTAVHEAGGRILLQLWHVGRISHSVYLDGKPPVAPSAVQPAGHVSLIRPITPYPTPRALGREEIPGIIEAYRRGAENAQKAGFDGVEIHGANGYLLDQFLQDGSNHREDEYGGPIENRARLMLEVTDAVVSVWGRGRVGMHLAPRADAHGMGDSDLVATFEYAAQELGKRGLAFLCTRARQLQDGLGARLKTAFGGVYIANEKLTRDAAEKLIETGEADAAAFGIPFIANPDLVHRFALNAPLNEADPSTFYASGPAGYTDYPALEGLAEAV; encoded by the coding sequence ATGCCCGGACTGTTCGACCCGATCCGCGCCGGCGAGTTCGACCTGCCCAACCGCATCGTCATGGCGCCGCTCACGCGATGCCGGGCCGTCGGCGGGAGCCGCGTGCCGAACGCGCTCATGGCCGAGTACTACCGACAGCGGTCGGCCGCCGGGATGATCATCACGGAGGCGACGTCCGTCGACCCGATGGGCGTGGGCTACCCGGACACGCCGGGCATCTGGTCCAAAGAGCAAGTCGAAGGCTGGAAGGGCATAACGACGGCGGTCCACGAGGCCGGCGGGCGTATTCTCCTCCAACTCTGGCACGTCGGGCGGATCTCGCACTCGGTCTATCTCGACGGCAAGCCCCCGGTCGCGCCCAGCGCGGTCCAGCCGGCGGGGCACGTGAGCCTGATCCGGCCCATCACCCCCTACCCAACGCCCAGGGCCCTGGGACGCGAGGAGATCCCCGGGATCATCGAGGCCTATCGCCGGGGGGCCGAGAACGCCCAGAAGGCCGGGTTCGACGGGGTCGAGATCCACGGGGCCAACGGCTACCTGCTCGACCAGTTCCTCCAGGACGGCTCGAACCACCGCGAGGACGAGTACGGCGGCCCGATCGAGAACCGCGCCCGGTTGATGCTGGAGGTGACCGACGCCGTGGTCTCGGTCTGGGGCCGAGGCCGCGTGGGCATGCACCTGGCCCCCCGTGCCGACGCCCACGGCATGGGCGATTCCGACCTCGTCGCCACATTTGAATACGCCGCTCAGGAGCTGGGCAAGCGAGGCCTCGCCTTCCTCTGCACCCGGGCCAGGCAGCTCCAGGACGGCCTGGGAGCGCGACTCAAGACCGCGTTCGGCGGGGTCTACATCGCCAACGAGAAGCTGACCAGGGACGCAGCGGAAAAGCTGATCGAGACGGGGGAGGCCGACGCCGCCGCGTTCGGCATCCCGTTCATCGCCAACCCCGACCTGGTCCACCGATTCGCGCTGAACGCCCCCCTGAACGAGGCCGACCCCAGCACGTTCTACGCCTCCGGCCCCGCCGGCTACACCGACTACCCCGCACTGGAAGGCCTCGCCGAGGCCGTCTGA